TTTTCGGTTTCGTACTCCACGTGGGCAGTGTTGCTGGTAATGCCGCGCTCTCTTTCTTCCGGCGCCTTGTCGATTTGGTCATAAGCCATGAATTCGGCTTTACCCTGCTTGGACAAGATCAGGGTGATCGCGGCGGTCAGCGAAGTTTTGCCATGGTCGACGTGACCGATGGTGCCGATGTTGCAGCTGGGGTTTCGTTCTTTCAAACTTTTTCTTGGCCATGTTCGTGCCTCCTTAAGCAAATAGTATATTCATAAAGAAATAGTATCATGTTACAAAAATAAATTATTCTCCCAAGTATGTAAAAATCCTGCCACCAAAAGGCAAAAACCTCGCTTAACGCGAGGTTTTTGCCTTTTGGTGGGGGCGCAGGGATTCGAACCCCGGACACAGCGGGTATGAACCGCTTGCTCTAGCCAACTGAGCTACGCCGCCATAATGGAGCTGATGACCGGGATTGAACCGGTGACCTTATCCTTACCAAGGATACGCTCTACCGACTGAGCTACACCAGCATGTTGGTTGCGGGGGCCGGGATTTGAACCTGCGACCTTCGGGTCATGAGCCCGACGAGCTGCCAGCTGCTCCACCCCGCGTCAATAACATATATTTGGTTGCGGGAGCAGGATTTGAACCTGCGACCTTCGGGTTATGAGCCCGACGAGCTACCAGCTGCTCGATCCCGCGACGCTAGCAAGTGGTGGAGGGGGAAGGATTCGAACCTTCGAAGGCGTCCGCCGGCAGATTTACAGTCTGCTCCCTTGGACCACTCGGGAACCCCTCCAGATAGTTATGGAGCTGGCGAAGGGAATTGAACCCCCAACCTGCTGATTACAAGTCAGCTGCTCTGCCAATTGAGCTACGCCAGCATGTTTTATCAGTAACGGAATTTATTATATTATATACAGCGACTTATGTCAATACATTCGGCACCGCTTTTTTTAGCTTCCACCCTGGTATTATTTGGTGGCGGCGCAGGGATTCGAACCCCGGACACAGCGGGTATGAACCGCTTGCTCTAGCCAACTGAGCTACGCCGCCAGAAATCAACTCACCGGACTTCGGGGTTACGACCGTCAGCAAATCCACGCCCGTACTCCCTGATCACAGCTTTGGTGGAGGGGGAAGGATTCGAACCTTCGAAGGCGTCCGCCGGCAGATTTACAGTCTGCTCCCTTTGACCACTCGGGAACCCCTCCGCTATCGGTTGTCGATCGTCAGGCAAACAGCATGACGCTGACAGAGTATTATGTTATCATATAAACCGCAGACTGTAAAGAGGAAATCCGTGGCTAAACCCTTTAACGCAAAAAGAAATAGTAGTAGGACAAACCGGCGAGAATAAAGCGGTAATAAGCAAAGGCCGCAAGACTGGATTTGTTAAGAAAGCCCAGAAACCACACAATTGACAGGTAGGCCACGACGAAGGCGGTGACAAAACCGATAGCGAATAGCTGAATATCACCCATATTCAGCTTATCCCATATTTTGAGCAAATCATACAGACAGGCCACCAGCATAAGCGGCACCGCGATGATAAAGGAAAACTCCGCCGCCGCCTTCCGGCTCAAACCGAAGAATAAACCGCCGGCAATGGTAGAGCCAGAGCGGGAAAACCCTGGCCACAGCGAGAGGATTTGAAATAGTCCCACCAAAAAGGCTTGCTGGAGTGTGATATCCTCCACATCGCGCGTCACCGGCCGTCTGGCCAGTTTCTCGGCAACCAGCATCAGCACGCCACCGGCCACCAAACCAACAATTACGGTGAAAGGGGAAAACAAATAGGTTTTAATCGGTTTGTGCAGGAGATAGCCAACCGCCATCACCGGCAGGATGCCGGCGGCAACATGAGCGGCTGACAGTCCGCCGGTAATGCGCAGGCGCCTAATGTCCAGCATCTGCAAGAACTTATCGCGATAAAGAATAAAGACCGATAAAATAGCCCCAAGCTGGATAAAAACTTCAAAGACGCTGGCTTTCTCCCCTTCAAACCCCAGCAACGATCCGGCCAAAATCATATGCCCTGTCGATGAAATAGGCAAAAATTCCGTTAATCCTTCAACAATGCCGATGATAACGGCAATCCAGTTTTCGTGCATGAATTCCTCTCCTTTCCGCCGCGCATTACGCCGGCACAACTTTCATTATACTCCCCTGCGTTAAAATCGCAAACCTTTTTACTGCATATTACGAAAAAACCTGCCCAGACATGCTGTCCGGCATGGTCTCACTGCGGCTGAATACCGCCATCAGCCAACATATCGCCGGGGTTAGTGCAAAAAGACGTTTTTTTCCCTAACATCGGCAGGCATAATGTACAGCCGGTGGTCTTGGTCCATAAAGGCTACGAAAACCCCATCAATTTTATCTTTATGCTGCCGGCGAAAGTTATCAATGTCTTGCAGGGATAAACCCAGGCGCGCCAAAACGCTCTCCTGCAGGTCTCCTTCCAGAATAACGGGAACCATGACACGGTTAGGTGGTACGCTTAGGTTAAGGTGGCGGGGCGTGACCGGCTGAAACTCGGCTTTTTTCAAAACGCTCACCTGGCCGTGCGGTTCCAAAATGGCCAACTCTACCTCGGTGATATCAAAACAGCCCCGGTCCCTTAAGAGCCCAAGCAGCATTTCCACCGTCATCTTGGTTTTGCGGAGATTGGCCTTGATTATTTGCCCGTTTTCAACCAGCACCACCGGCTGGTAGCTTAGTTTGCGCTGGACCTTGCGGAACTTAAGGGTTAGCCAGCTGATGACAACCTGCATCAAGGCCAAAATTATAAGGACTACTAAAGTACGGCTGAGCTCAATGCGCGGGTCGGCAATACCGGCCCCTAGGATGGCGCCGGCCGTGATTGATACAAGAAAGTCAAAAGAGGTAAATTCGCCAATCTGTCGGTTGCCCATGACCAGCCAGATAAAGAGCAGCGCCAGCATGCCAGCGATGGCGTGAAAAGCCGTCCCGCCCAAATTTTCCATTGCCCGCACCTTCCTCACCAGCAGTTGATAAGCACTTATAGTGTGAACTGCCGCCGCGGGATTTATAAGAAAGTGCGAGCTGCCCAGCCTCGGCGGGCAGCTTGCGCAATTCAAAGTTATAGCAATTTATCGCCCGGTTTCCAGTCCAGCGGACACAGCCCCCGAGTCTGCAGAGCCTGGAGCACCCGCAGCGTTTCCTCCACACTACGGCCTACATCCAGGTTGGTCACTACGAAATACTGGATAATACCATCGGGGTCAATTATAAATAGACCGCGCTGGGCAATACCCTTATCTTCCAGCAGTACACCGTAGGCCCGGGATACTTCCCGCGTAATGTCAGAGCCCAGCGGGTAGTCAATTGGCCCAAGGCCGCCGTCATCGACCGGAGTCTTAATCCAGGCCCGATGGCTGAAAACACTGTCGGTACTAACTCCCAAAATTTCCGCATTGAGCCGACGAAACTCGCCTAACCGGGTATTAAACCCTCTGATTTCCGTCGGTCAGACAAAGGTGAAGTCAAGGGGATAGAAAAAGAGAACAAGCCATTTTCCCTGATAATCAGACAGCTGCGCCACATGGTCGAGCGTCTCCAGGTTTTTGGTAGTCGGCAAACGAAAATCAGGCAGCCTTTTGACCAACCATTACTGCCATCAGAATTATCCTCCTTTACATTACTACCGCCTACCGCCAGTTGCCGCCCATAATGTACCCAAAAACCACCCAGATCATTCGCTACTCGCCGCAAGCTGGTCGAATAATGGCGCGGGGCGGAATATTCCGCACCGACGGCTCAAGAGCAATTTCCACTCCTCTTGTCTCAAGGTTGAATTTTACAACCATCTCTTCCCCACGGTAACAGAAGAATTCCTGCGGGATAATATAGATAATGAGATCGATGCCGTCTACCATGATTGACCCATTGGCAAACTCAACCGTCAGGTCATGGGGCGCAGCAAACGCCAGCCGCGACCCTACCCGCTGATTGGCAATCACCTCTGGCGACACATTTAACACTTTTGCCGGGTCAACGGCCTGCGCCTTTACGGTAAAATTCATAGGCTCCCTCCTAACCATAATAAAATTTGTTACATAAATAACATTTTCTTATGTCTTAGCCGGACAAACTTCCGCTGCCACTCGCCCCCGCTTAGTCAATATTATGGTATAATCAGAGGTAGCCCAACAATGCTTTTAAACGTCAGGAGGCGGAATCATTGCAAAAATTCACCTGCGACTGCGGCGGAAAGTCCGCGACGTATACTACAAAAACGGCGCCTACATGTGTAATCGCTGTTTCTGGCAGGACAGCGACAGCCCCTTTGATTACTTAATTAACATGCTTGCCAGCAAAGGCCTGGTCGTTACCTTCCACGGCGAACCGGTGCTGGTTTTAAAATTATTCAGCGCCGATTTTCTGGATGAAAAGGAAAAAATGGTTACCCCCGACGCTGCGTGGGTAACGGTCGCCGGCGACGATTTCTGGATGAACTATACCGGCCAGGTAGCAAACCTGCGGAGTTATATCACCGAATACGGCAGCAAAAAGGACCAAGGCTGCCAACATAAAGAAGACTAGCCGCGGCTGCGAATGAAAAAACGACATCAAAAACGATGTCGTTTTTTCATTCGTCATCAAGGGGTTCACCCTGTTTGTTATCCCGATCCTTTAGACCGGTCAGACCCTTATACACGCCGCGGACTTCGTCATCATCGCCGCGGTTGTCCAGATAACGTTCCAGTTTCCGCTTGACCCGCTGCAACGCGTTGTCAATCGACTTTACATGGCGGTCCAGTTCGCTGGCGATTTCCTGATAGGACTTGCCGTCCAGGTAAGACATAAGCACTTTCCATTCCAGGTCGCTCAAGATTTGCCCCATCTTGGCCTCAATATCAATAAACTCTTCCCGGCTGATCACCAACTCTTCCGGGTCAGAAATCTTGGAGCCGGACAACACGTCGAGAAGGGTCCGGTCGGAGTCTTCATCATATATCGGCTTATTCAACGATACATATGAATTCAGCGGGATATGCTTTTGACGGGTTGCCGTCTTGATGGCCGTGATGATCTGGCGAGTTACGCATAGTTCGGCAAATGCCCTGAAGGACGAGAGCTTGTCATTACGGAAATCGCGGATGGCCTTATATAACCCGATCATACCTTCCTGAATAATATCTTCGCGGTCGGCGCCGATCAGGAAGTAAGACCTGGCCTTGGCTCGAACGAAGTTGCGGTATTTATTGATTAAATACTCCTGTGCGACTGCGTTATCGTTGTCCTTGGCGTCAATCACTATTTCTTCATCGGTCATATTCTCAAAACGACTATACAGGTCGCGCTGAGTATTTGCCCGCATCGCATCGCCCCCATTCTGCAGTTTTTCGCATTGCCGAAAAAGAAAACGCACTAAGGCCTTAGTGCTTAGCTGATACCGGTACATGCCATATTCAAAACCAATTATACTCTACCGCCAGTTACCTAGTCAAGCCAATCTTGTCTGCGGAAAGCTCTCCTAGCGGCCGCGCCGCAGTTCGTTCAAGCGGCGCACCACCTCATGATTTAGCCGGCTGCCTAATTCATGCCGCCGGTAAGTCAGCACCGTCTCGCCATATTTATCGGCAACATCCCGTTTCATCTCCTGGACATTCTGCCATAATTCCCGGGCAGGTATCCGAAAGGCGCCTGCCCCCAGGATGACCATCTGCTCTGCCCAGTCGGAGGTGACTACATAGACGCGGTGTCCCTGGCGCACGAGATAATAAACCATCTTTTCAATGTAACTGTCGGCTGTTTGCCCCTCACTGGTATAAACTACTTCCAGGTCTGGAGTAATCTGCTCCACACTCTCCATTCCTGCCACCGCGTGGGCATCAAATACGATGATAACGCGATAGCCTTTATAGGCGCCGTATCCTGCCAGGATTTCCAGCAACTTCTCCCGGGCATGCTCCAGGCTATCCTCTTTCAGCGCCGCAAGTTCCGGCCAGGCGTTAATAACATTGTAACCGTCCACAATCAGCGTGGTATTCACACCTATTCCCCTATCTTATGTTCTTTATCCCCCAGCCCGCTACTCTGGGTAAAAGGCGGCAGCTTAACCCCCACTTTGACAATGGTGTTTTCCGGTAAATAGCGGTCTTTGGCCAATATTTCCCGCTTTATTTCCTGCCCGTTGCGCCGCACCACCCGGATGGTGGTAACTTCATAACCCGG
This genomic window from Thermosinus carboxydivorans Nor1 contains:
- a CDS encoding undecaprenyl-diphosphate phosphatase gives rise to the protein MHENWIAVIIGIVEGLTEFLPISSTGHMILAGSLLGFEGEKASVFEVFIQLGAILSVFILYRDKFLQMLDIRRLRITGGLSAAHVAAGILPVMAVGYLLHKPIKTYLFSPFTVIVGLVAGGVLMLVAEKLARRPVTRDVEDITLQQAFLVGLFQILSLWPGFSRSGSTIAGGLFFGLSRKAAAEFSFIIAVPLMLVACLYDLLKIWDKLNMGDIQLFAIGFVTAFVVAYLSIVWFLGFLNKSSLAAFAYYRFILAGLSYYYFFLR
- a CDS encoding DUF421 domain-containing protein; this encodes MENLGGTAFHAIAGMLALLFIWLVMGNRQIGEFTSFDFLVSITAGAILGAGIADPRIELSRTLVVLIILALMQVVISWLTLKFRKVQRKLSYQPVVLVENGQIIKANLRKTKMTVEMLLGLLRDRGCFDITEVELAILEPHGQVSVLKKAEFQPVTPRHLNLSVPPNRVMVPVILEGDLQESVLARLGLSLQDIDNFRRQHKDKIDGVFVAFMDQDHRLYIMPADVREKNVFLH
- a CDS encoding peroxiredoxin, which codes for MVKRLPDFRLPTTKNLETLDHVAQLSDYQGKWLVLFFYPLDFTFVUPTEIRGFNTRLGEFRRLNAEILGVSTDSVFSHRAWIKTPVDDGGLGPIDYPLGSDITREVSRAYGVLLEDKGIAQRGLFIIDPDGIIQYFVVTNLDVGRSVEETLRVLQALQTRGLCPLDWKPGDKLL
- the sigH gene encoding RNA polymerase sporulation sigma factor SigH, encoding MRANTQRDLYSRFENMTDEEIVIDAKDNDNAVAQEYLINKYRNFVRAKARSYFLIGADREDIIQEGMIGLYKAIRDFRNDKLSSFRAFAELCVTRQIITAIKTATRQKHIPLNSYVSLNKPIYDEDSDRTLLDVLSGSKISDPEELVISREEFIDIEAKMGQILSDLEWKVLMSYLDGKSYQEIASELDRHVKSIDNALQRVKRKLERYLDNRGDDDEVRGVYKGLTGLKDRDNKQGEPLDDE
- a CDS encoding NYN domain-containing protein gives rise to the protein MNTTLIVDGYNVINAWPELAALKEDSLEHAREKLLEILAGYGAYKGYRVIIVFDAHAVAGMESVEQITPDLEVVYTSEGQTADSYIEKMVYYLVRQGHRVYVVTSDWAEQMVILGAGAFRIPARELWQNVQEMKRDVADKYGETVLTYRRHELGSRLNHEVVRRLNELRRGR